Below is a genomic region from Mycobacteriales bacterium.
CGGATCCGAGCCGATCTGGCTCGTGATCGTGAAGGTGATCGTGGTCTTCATCTTCCTGGTGGTGATGACCCTCCTCACCATCTGGCTCGAGCGCCGGGTCATCGGCTTCATGCAGTTCCGGCTCGGTCCCAACCGGATCGGCCCGTTCGGCCTCTTACAGACCCTGATGGACGGGTTCAAGCTCGCGCTCAAGGAAGAGATCATCCCGACGATGGTCGACAAGCCGGTGTTCTTCATCGCACCGGTGATCTCGACGATCCCCGCGTTCCTGGCGTTTTCGGTGACCCCGTTCGGGCCGCTGGTGAGCATCGCCGGGAACATCACGCCGCTGCAGCTCACCGACTTCGGCACCGCGGTGTTGCTCGTGCTCGCCTGCTCCTCGATCGGCGTCTACGGGATCGTGCTCGCCGGCTGGGCGAGCGGGTCGACCTATCCGCTGCTCGGCAGCCTGCGCAGCGCGGCACAGATGATCTCCTACGAGGTCGCGATGGGCCTGTCGCTCGCGGCGGTCTTCATCCTCGCCGGGTCGCTGTCGCCGAGCGTCATCGTCGCGTCGCAGGCCCACCTGTGGTTCGGCTTGGCGCTCCTGCCGAGCCTGATCATCTACTTCATCTCCGCGGTCGGCGAGACCAACCGGCTGCCGTTCGACCTCCCCGAAGGGGAAGGCGAGATCGTCGGTGGCTACCACACCGAATACTCGTCGCTGAAGTTCGCGCTGTTCTTCCTGGCCGAATACGTCAACATGGTCGGCGTCTCCGCGCTGTGCACCACGCTCTTCCTCGGCGGCTGGCGCGCCCCCTGGCCGATCTCG
It encodes:
- the nuoH gene encoding NADH-quinone oxidoreductase subunit NuoH, with translation MNPVNFAFGSEPIWLVIVKVIVVFIFLVVMTLLTIWLERRVIGFMQFRLGPNRIGPFGLLQTLMDGFKLALKEEIIPTMVDKPVFFIAPVISTIPAFLAFSVTPFGPLVSIAGNITPLQLTDFGTAVLLVLACSSIGVYGIVLAGWASGSTYPLLGSLRSAAQMISYEVAMGLSLAAVFILAGSLSPSVIVASQAHLWFGLALLPSLIIYFISAVGETNRLPFDLPEGEGEIVGGYHTEYSSLKFALFFLAEYVNMVGVSALCTTLFLGGWRAPWPISLWGSANHGWWPLLWFIAKLLTLLFIFIWLRATLPRLRYDQLMQLGWKVLVPFSLVWLLAVAAVQAVRSSGTDLRQLLVYVGIGAAVLLLVFGFWPQRKLPVEEHDEPGESPFPVPPMDLVVPPSPRLAVASAALQAGGGDESGTAHDGRDDAPDDRGEGSRA